The following is a genomic window from Thioclava electrotropha.
CCTCGCACGACGGCGAGGCGCTCGCGGGCTCGCGGATTTCGCCGCATACCGCCGGTGGGGAATTTCGCCCCGCCCTGAGAATGGCCGGAGATTGGCACGCGCTTTTGCGCTCGGCAAGGGGCTTAGTTGCCGGGCCAGCCATACCAGACCATCGCGTGCCCGGTGCGCGGATGCGTGTCGGTCTGCAGGCGCTCCATCCCGTGATGCAGGTAAAACGCCTGCGCGCGGCTGTTGGTCTCGCTGGTATAGAGGCGGAACCCCTCCGGGAGCGCCGCCTTGGCCTGCGCCATGAGCCTCGAGCCGATCCCATGCCCGATCCAGTCGGGATGGACGAAAAGCTCGGCCAGGATCGCCTCGCGCGGTTTCAATGCGAGAAACGCCATGATCCGCCCCTGATCCTCGGCGAGGGTCACCTGCCAGCCAGCAGTCATTTCCTCGTCCACGCGGGCGCGCAGGGCGGTGCGGCTGGGCATCACCGGTGGGCCGACACCGGGCAGGCTCGCGCTGAGATGCCAGAGATCGGCAATCGCGTCGCGATCCGCGTCATGGGCCGGGCGTAGCGTGACGGTCATCAGCTCTTGCGCACCAGATAGACTTTCACGCCTTCCCAATCCTCGGCCTCGACCAGTTCGTGCCCGGTTTGCGCGCAGAAATGCGGCACGTCGATCCAGCTCGCCCCGTCGGTCGCGACCAGTTGAACCAGTGCGCCGGGGGCGGCCGACTCGAGCGCTTTGCGCAGGCGCAGAACGGGCAGGGGGCAGAGCAGCCCCTTCGCGTCGATTTCGATATCGGGCGTCATGGCGGAGGTTCTCGCGCGCCCGCGCTGATTTGTCCACGCTGTTGTTATCTCACGACCCGGTGACCGCGCGCGAGGAATGGGGTAGAGGAGGAACATGTTTGGAATCGATCTCGTCTCCGCTGCGTTCCTGCCCGCCGCCTTCGTGGCGCTCTTTGCGGGTCTGTTGTCATTCCTCAGCCCCTGCGTGCTGCCGATCGTGCCGCCCTATCTCGCCTATATGGGCGGGGTGAGCATGGGCGATCTGCGCGAGGGCAAGCGCTCGGCGGTGGTCCCGGCGCTGTTCTTCGTGCTGGGCCTGTCGACGGTGTTCCTGTTCATGGGGTTCGCCGCCTCGACCTTCGGGCGGTTCTTCCTGACCAATCAGGTGCTGTTCGGACGGATCGCGGGCGGGGTGATCGTGATCCTCGGCCTTCATTTCCTCGGGGTGTTCCGTATCCCGATCCTCGACCGCGAGGCGCGGCTGGACGCGGGCGACCGGGGCGGCTCCTCGCTGGGTGCTTACGTGCTGGGCCTCGCATTCGCCTTCGGCTGGACGCCCTGCATCGGCCCGCAACTGGGCGCGATCCTGTCGCTGGCCGCCCAAGGCGGCGATCAGGCGCGCGGGACGGCGCTACTGGCGGTCTATGCGCTGGGGCTGGGCATCCCGTTCCTGCTGGCCGCGCTGTTCATCCAGCGCGCGATCGGCGTGATGAACCGGCTCAAGGCCTATATGGGGATCATCGAGAAGACGATGGGCGCGCTGCTGGTCATCGTCGGGATATTGCTGCTGACCAATGCGTTCTCGGCGATCAGCTTCTGGCTGCTGGAGACCTTCCCGAGCCTTGCCGTGCTGGGCTGAGGCCTAGCTCACCATCTGCGCCGCGCGGGCCAGATCCGCCTCGAAAGCCCGCATCATCGCGGGCTTTTCCATGTCGGGCAGGCGCAGCAGATAGGATGGATGGACGGTGATCAGCATCGGCGTGCCGTCCTCGAGCACCTCCACCGTGCCGCGCCGTTTGAGAAGGCCACGCCGATCCCCGGTGAGGCTCTCCAGCGCGGTCGCTCCCATCGCGAGGATTGCCTTCGGCTTCACCAAGCTGCGTTCTTGGTCGAGCCACCAGCGACAGTGATGGATTTCCTGCCGGTCGGGCGACTGGTGGATGCGCCGCTTGCCGCGCGGAGTGAATTTGAAATGCTTCACCGCGTTGGTGAGGAAGGCGCGCTCGCGGGACAGGCCTGCACGTGCTGCCACCTCGTCGAAGAGCTGCCCGGCGGGGCCGACGAAGGGGCGTCCCTCAAGATCCTCGAAATCTCCCGGCTGCTCGCCCACGATCATCAGTGGCGCATCGAGCGGCCCTTCGCCCGGCACTGGCTGCGTGGCGTTCTCCCAAAGCGGGCAGCGGCGGCAGCCATTCAGCCCGGCGAGCAGCTCCGCGCGGTCGCCCACGGGCGGCGGGGTGGCGCGGTCGCTTGCCAGCCGCTCGGTGATCTTGCCAGCGCGGGCAGGGGCGAGTGTGGGTGCGTTGGCCGCCATCTCTTCGGCGCGCGCCTGCGCGGTCGCGATCATCTCGGGGATCAACCCGGCCTCGGGCAAGTTATGCCAATACTTGCGCGGCATCTCGGATTGCATCGCGCCGACCTTCAGCCGCGCCGGGTTGAAGATGTTGCGGAAATAGGTACGCCAAAGGTCTTCCGCGCCATCCTCGGGCAGGTCAGGACACGGCTGGCCGTCGCTGAAGCGCAGCTTGCCCGCTTCGAAATGCGCGGTCAGATCGGGGGTGAAGATCGACCAGTCCATATCGCCGAAGCGTTTGACGAAGAACGGCGCGGTCAGTTCGCAGATGTAATGCGAGGGCTCGAACCACGCGGCGAAGCGGCGGCGCGGGGCGTCCGGGTCGCCGATCTCGCGGAAGCGCACGAAGGCGGTCATCTTGTGGCGGTCGCGCGAGACCTCCTTCGCCATGCGGTTCACCCGGTCGATGCGCGGATCGGCGCGGTCTTCCAGCAGGCGCTTGTCGGATCGCAGCGCCCAGAGCACCGCGTAAGCCCGTGCGAAACGTTCCGGGTCGCGATGGCAGATCACGAGCCGGGCGAGGTCGACGAAGCCCTTCGGTACGCTCACAGCGCCGCCTGTGGGGGCAGGGGCGTCTTGCGCGAAGAGATCGGCCTCCGCCGCCCCGCGATGCCAGAGAAGCTCCTCGGGTGGGATGCCAGCGCCCAAAGCCGCGCGGGCCTCATCTCGCCACGCCTCGAACGTGCCGATCTCGGGCAGGATGATCGTGCGCATCAGAACAGCTGCAACTGCTGCGGCGGCGGGGCGAAACGGGCGCGCAGGTCTGCCGCGTCGGTCAGCGCGCGCGGGTGCCAGTCCAAGAGCGTGATGAAAGGTTTCGCCTGTTTCAGGTTCGCCCCCATACGCCGCAAGTCCTCGTAGCGCAGCGTGCGGTGGCGGCGCGTCGCCAGCACCCGACCCACCGTCTTCACCCCCAGCCCCGGCACGCGCAGCAGCACCTCGCGCTCGGCCCGGTTCACGTCGAGCGGAAACAGATGCCGGTTCGCCAGCGCCCAGGCGAGCTTGGGATCGACCGTCAGATCGAGATTTCCATCGGTCGCGCCTTGCGAAATCTCGTCCACGTCGAAGCCGTAGAAGCGCAGCAGCCAATCCGCCTGATAGAGCCGATGCTCGCGCATCAAGGGCGGTTTGATCAGGGGCAGGGCGGCAGAGCTGTCGGGGATCGGCGAGAAGGCGGAGTAATAGACGCGCTTGAGCGCATAGCTTGAATAGAGCCGGGTTGAGGTCTTCAGAATCGTGGTGTCATTCGCCCCGTCCGCGCCGACGATCATCTGCGTCGACTGGCCCGCGGGCGCGAATTTCGGGGGGCGCTTGCCGGTGAAGCTGCGCTCCTTGCGGGCCTCGCGCAGCACCCGCACATCGCCCATCGCGCGGCGGATCTGGGCGGGGTCCTTCTCGGGCGCATAATCCTGCACCGCGCGGTCGGTCGGCAGTTCGACATTGATCGAGAGGCGGTCTGCGTAAAGCCCGGCTTCTTCGATCAGTTCGGGCGCGGCATCGGGGATGGTTTTCAGATGGATATAGCCGCGGAAATTATGCTCCACCCGCAAGAGCTTAGCGATCCGCACCATGTCGGTCATCGTGTCGTCGGGCGAGCGGATGATGCCGGAGGATAGGAACAGACCCTCGATATAGTTGCGGCGGTAGAATTCCAGCGTGAGGGTCACGACTTCCTCGGGCGAGAACCGCGCGCGGGTAACGTTGGAACTGACCCGGTTCACGCAGTAAGCGCAATCGTAGATGCAGAAATTCGTCATCAGGATTTTCAGCAGGCTGATGCAGCGCCCGTCCGGCGTATAGGCGTGACAGATGCCGGAGCCTGTGACCGAGCCGATCCCCTTGCCATCCTTGGAGTCGCGCCGCTGCCCCCCGCTCGACGCGCAGGAGGCATCGTATTTCGCCGCATCCGAGAGGATCGCCAGTTTCTGATCGAGGGTCATTCTTGCCATGTGTTCACTATATGTTCACATTTTTCACCTTTCAATAAATCCATGACAAAGGGGCGCGAAAATCGCGCCCCTTGGAAAACTTCGCTTCGGTTTCAGGCCGTCAGGCGGCGATACATATGCCAGCTGGCATGGCCCAGCACCGGCAACACGATGAACAGGCCAAGAAAGACTGGCAGCATCCCGATGAACAGGCTTGCCGCGATCACCATGCCCCAGATCGCCATCGAGACCGGGTTGGCGGCGACTGCCCGCATCGAAGTGATGATGGCGGTGATGATGTCGATCTCACGGTCCATGATCAGCGGCAGACCCACAACCGTGAAGGAAAACAGGATCGCCGCGAAGGCCGCCCCGATCGCGGAGCCGATCGCCAGCATCATCAGCCCGTTACCGGTCAACAGGATCTCGGGCGAGCTGGAGACATTGGTGAAGGCCGACAGCCCCATGAACAGCGCGAAGGTCGTGTGGGCCACGAAGACCCAGAACATGAACATCATCAGGATCAGCATCGCCATCGAGGGCGTCTGGCGGTCCTTCTCGGAAACGCAGCAGGCGATCACCTCACGCCAGACCAGCGGCTCTTGAGCTTCCAGCCTGCGACTGACGGTATAAAGCCCCATCGCCGCGAAGGGCGCGAGCAGCGGAAAGCCGAGCGCGAAGGGGATCAGCCACCATTCCTCGCCCTGGGCTGCGAACACGGTCCAGAGCACGATGCCGCCGAGCACGTAGAAGCCCGAAAACATCAGCCCGAAGGCCGGGGCGCGTTTGAAATCGTTCCATCCTGCTTTCAGGATGTCTGGTATTTCCGAGACCTGAAGGTCGCGGATATGCGGCACCTCGGAGGGCGGCGACGCGATCGTTTGCATTTGTATTCTCCCTGACTGAGGGCCCTCTCCCCAAGGCCCGCAACTTCACGTTGCGTCACGCGGGCGTGATCTGTCCAGAGAATTGCTTGCTGCGTCGCCGCGAGGCTCAGCCACCCATTCGTTTCGTCAGCCGCAGCGACAGCGCATAAGGCAGTCGTTTCAATAGTTTGAGCTGCCATGTGAGGCGGCGGGGGAAGTGGGTCTCGAAGCGGTCCTTGGCCAGCCCGTCGGCAATGCGGCGGGCGGCCTCGTCGGCTTCGATCACGAAGGGCATGGCGAAATCGTTCTTCTCGGTCAGGCGAGTCTTCACGAAACCGGGAGAGATCAGCCGCACGTCGATCTGGGGGGCATATTCAACGCGCAGGCTCTCGACGAGGTTGATGACGGCGGCTTTCGAGGCGGAATAGAGCTGCCCCTTCGGCAGACCGAAGATGCCTGCGACCGAGCCGAAGATCACCAGCTGCCCGCCCTCGCGCAGCAGTCCCGGCGCGGCCTGCGCGAACCAAAGCGTGCCGAGCAGGTTCACCTCCACCAGCTTGCGTGCCGCATCGCGCTTGATTTCATCGACGCGGCCGGGGTCGTAGAGCGCCGCGGTGATGATCATCGCGTCCAGCGGCCCGTGGGTGAGGATCTCGCCGCGCGCATCGTCGAGGCTTTCGGGGTCGGAGACGTCGCAGGGCACGACCTCGCCCTGACCCAGCTCCGCCTTCAGCGCGTCCAGCGGCTCGACCGAGCGGGCCGACAGCACCAGCCGCGCCCCGCGCGTAGCCAGTTCGCGCGCCAGCGCCTGCCCGATGCCCGAGCTCGCGCCCATGATCCAGATGCGTTTGTCCTTGAACTCCACGGTGCTCATCCTCTCGCTACTGCAAAGGATACGCGCCAAAACCGTTCAGGGTTTCATTCCGAGCGCGGTAAGGCACTCCGCCAGCAGATCATCCAGCGGACGTGTGCCCGACAGCTCCAGCACCGGCTCGGACCGGCCCGCCAGCCATTCGTGATGGCGGCTGAGCGAGCGCCCCGAGAAATAGGGATCGTCATAGCCCGCAGCCCAGGTCAGGAAGGAGCCATGATTAGCCTCCATATCGCCGCCCTTGCGGATGCGCGTGCCGAAGCGCGCCGCCTCGCGCTTGCGCAGGCGCGCAAGGCGGATCGGTGTGGGAGCGGTGAGGAAGACGATCAGGTCGGCGCCTGCGATTGCGGGCTCCCCCCAGCCGTCGAGCGAGCCGGAAATCACCCAGCCCTCGGGCTCTTTCGCCGCCTCCATCAGCGCCAGCCGCTCAGCGGGGCGGCGTTTGACGGTGTAGGGCGGGTCGCTCTCGGCCCAATAGAACTGATCGGTGTCGAGATGGACGACGCCCAGCCGGTCGGCCAGGCGTTCGCCCAAAGAAGATGTGCCCGATCCTGCGGCGCCGGTAATATGAACCCGCGCCGCCATTCGCGATCAGCTTTCCGCTTGCGCGTCGGCGCGGGATTTGCCTTCGAGGCCAAGCGCCAGCGTCGCCGCCATGAACCCGTCGAGATCGCCGTCGAGCACGCCCTGCGTGTCCGAGGTTTCGTGTTGCGTGCGCAGGTCCTTCACCATCTGGTAGGGCTGCAGCACGTAGGAGCGAATCTGGTTGCCCCAGCCGGCCGAGCCCTTGTTCTCGTGGGCTTCGTTGATCGCCGCGGTGCGCTTTTCCAGCTCCATCTGATAGAGGCGCGATTTCAGCGCCTTCATCGCGATATCGCGGTTCTGGTGCTGTGACTTCTCGGAACTGGTGACCACGATCCCGGTCGGGTGGTGGGTGATCCGCACCGCCGAGTCGGTCGTGTTGACGTGCTGACCGCCAGCCCCCGAAGAACGGAACGTGTCGATGCGGATATCGGCGGGGTTCACCTCGATCTCGATATTGTCGTCGACCACCGGATAGACCCAGACCGACGCAAACGAGGTTTCGCGCGTGCCCTTGCCGAAGGGCGAGATCCGCACGAGGCGGTGCACGCCCGATTCCGATTTCAGCCAGCCATAAGCGTTGGGGCCGGAAATCTTGTAGGCGCAGGATTTGATCCCGGCCTCGGCGCCCGGTTCTTCGGATTGCAGCTCGACCTCGTAGCCGCGCTTTTCGGCCCAGCGGACATACATCCGCTGCAGCATCGACGCCCAGTCGCAGGCCTCCGTGCCACCCGCGCCTGCGTTGATCTCGAGGAAGGTGTCATTCGCATCCGCCTCGCCATCGAGCAGAGCTTCGAGCTCTTTCGATGCGGCGGTTTCTTTCAGCGCGGCCAGCGAGGCCTCGGCCTCGGAGACGACTTCCTCGTCGTCTTCCATCTCGCCCATCTCGATCAGTTCGACATTGTCCTCCAGATCCTGCTTGATCCGGTTATAGGTCTCGAACTTGTCCATCAGTTGCTGCCGGTCGCGCATCAGTTTCTGCGCGCGCGCCTGATCGTCCCACAGGGTGGGGTCTTCGATCATCGCGTTGAATTCCTCGATCCGGTGCGGCGCGGTCTCGAGGTCCATCCGCTGGCCCAGCAAGGTCAGGGACTTGCGGATCTGTTCGACGGTGTTCTGCGTCTCGGCGCGCATCTGTCATCCTCTTGAAAGCTTGGCCCGCGTGATACGAGATCGGGGCGGCGCCCGCAAGGCGGCGCGGGGGAAATTGCGTGGGCCGCGCGGCGTTGAAAAGCGGCGCGGCCCTTGTGTCTATGGTCTCCCGCTGCGGCGCGGGGGCGTGGCTCAGCTTGCCTCCAGTGCCGCGATGATCGCGCCGAAATCGCTGGCCTTGAGCGAGGCCCCGCCCACCAACGCGCCGTCGACATTGGAGGTCGCGAAAATCTCTTCCGCATTGGAGGGTTTGACCGAGCCGCCATAGAGCAGGCGCATCCCGTTGCCCGCGTCGGCGAAGCGCGCGACCAGCGTGTTGCGCATGAAGTCATGCACCTCGGCGATCTGCTCCAGCGTCGGCGTGCGGCCCGTGCCGATCGCCCAGACGGGTTCATAGGCGATCACGCAATTGGCGGCCGTCGCACCATCGGGAACGGAGCCCGCAAGCTGTTCGCCGATCACGTCGAGCGTCTGTTCGCCGTCGCGCTGCGCCTCTGTTTCGCCCACGCAGATCACCGCGATCAGACCTGCGCCAATCGCCGCCTCGGCCTTGGCGCGCACGATCAGATCGCTTTCGTGGTGGTCCGCGCGGCGCTCGGAATGGCCGACGATGACATAAGAGCCACCCGCATCCGCAATCATCTGCGCCGAGATGTCGCCCGTATGCGCGCCGCTTTCGTTCATGTGGCAATCCTGCCCGCCGACCGCGAGCTTGCCGCCAGCCGCCTCGGCCATCGCGCCGATCAGCGTCGCGGGCGGGCAGAGCAGCACGTCACAGGCGGGGGACGGATGCGCTTCGGTCAGCGCCGAGACCTCGCCGAGATTGCTCTTGAGCCCGTTCATCTTCCAATTGCCGGCGGCCAGTTTCTTGCGCATGTGCGATTATTCTCCCTGATGTCGTTGGGCCTGACATTAGGGCAGGGGGCGCAGGCTCGCAAAGGGCAAATTGGCGCGGGGAGGCGACTTAGCCGTTGGTCTGGGGGGCTTCCATATCGGCGAACTTGATCGACTCGCCGCAGCCGCATTCATCGACCACGTTCGGATTGCGGAACTTGAAGCCCGATTCCAGAAGGCCGGTCTCGTAGTCGATCTCGGTGCCCAGCATGAACATCTGCGCCATCGGCGCGATCAGCACACGGGCGGGGCCCTTCTCGACGACGATATCCATCGGCCCGGCCTCGGCCGCGACCTCCATCGTGTATTCCATGCCCGCGCAGCCACCTTTCTTCACGCCGATGCGGAAGCCAGCCGCGTCCTCGCGCGACATCAGCTTAGCGATCTGCGCGACGGCGGCGTCGGTCAGGGTGACGGGATCTTGTCCGGGGACGTTGAACATGGGGCTCTCCTTCACCGAGTAATTTAGTCGGGGACGGGCAGGATTCCAAGGGGCGGAAGCTGTCCCAAAAGCGCGAGCGTGGCGTAAGAGGCGGCGAGCGCCCAGCCGAAAGAGGCCAGCGTGCCGATGATCACATATTCGGATTTCGGATTCGCCCCGTCCTTGGAAACCGCCTCGAAGCGCAGGATCGATTTCGCCGCGATCAGGAAGCCGATGCCGGAGGGTTGTCCCGCCAGAACCAGAAGAAAGATCAGCCCGCGTTCGAGCAGCCCGATCATCCGCCCGCCCTGGGGCAGCCCCTCAGGCGGGGCGTCGTTTTCATATTGCGCCATCAGCAGTCCCACCGCGAAGCCGCCCGCGCGGGTGGTGATCAGGAGACCGGTGGCGAGCGTCAGAGCGCCGGGGAGCCAAGTGAGGTTCGCCCAGAGCGAGTTGGCCCAAAACGTCGGGAAAGCGGCGGCGATTAGCGCGGTCGCAGCCAGATGGGTGGCTTGATCGCCAAGGAAGGCGGCGAGGGGATGCGTTTTGGGCGCGAAGCTCTTGGCGATGTCGATCACCAGATGGCTGAGGGCGACC
Proteins encoded in this region:
- a CDS encoding GNAT family N-acetyltransferase; its protein translation is MTVTLRPAHDADRDAIADLWHLSASLPGVGPPVMPSRTALRARVDEEMTAGWQVTLAEDQGRIMAFLALKPREAILAELFVHPDWIGHGIGSRLMAQAKAALPEGFRLYTSETNSRAQAFYLHHGMERLQTDTHPRTGHAMVWYGWPGN
- a CDS encoding sulfurtransferase TusA family protein, yielding MTPDIEIDAKGLLCPLPVLRLRKALESAAPGALVQLVATDGASWIDVPHFCAQTGHELVEAEDWEGVKVYLVRKS
- a CDS encoding cytochrome c biogenesis CcdA family protein translates to MFGIDLVSAAFLPAAFVALFAGLLSFLSPCVLPIVPPYLAYMGGVSMGDLREGKRSAVVPALFFVLGLSTVFLFMGFAASTFGRFFLTNQVLFGRIAGGVIVILGLHFLGVFRIPILDREARLDAGDRGGSSLGAYVLGLAFAFGWTPCIGPQLGAILSLAAQGGDQARGTALLAVYALGLGIPFLLAALFIQRAIGVMNRLKAYMGIIEKTMGALLVIVGILLLTNAFSAISFWLLETFPSLAVLG
- a CDS encoding UdgX family uracil-DNA binding protein (This protein belongs to the uracil DNA glycosylase superfamily, members of which act in excision repair of DNA. However, it belongs more specifically to UdgX branch, whose founding member was found to bind uracil in DNA (where it does not belong), without cleaving it, appears to promote DNA repair by a pathway involving RecA, rather than base excision.); this encodes MRTIILPEIGTFEAWRDEARAALGAGIPPEELLWHRGAAEADLFAQDAPAPTGGAVSVPKGFVDLARLVICHRDPERFARAYAVLWALRSDKRLLEDRADPRIDRVNRMAKEVSRDRHKMTAFVRFREIGDPDAPRRRFAAWFEPSHYICELTAPFFVKRFGDMDWSIFTPDLTAHFEAGKLRFSDGQPCPDLPEDGAEDLWRTYFRNIFNPARLKVGAMQSEMPRKYWHNLPEAGLIPEMIATAQARAEEMAANAPTLAPARAGKITERLASDRATPPPVGDRAELLAGLNGCRRCPLWENATQPVPGEGPLDAPLMIVGEQPGDFEDLEGRPFVGPAGQLFDEVAARAGLSRERAFLTNAVKHFKFTPRGKRRIHQSPDRQEIHHCRWWLDQERSLVKPKAILAMGATALESLTGDRRGLLKRRGTVEVLEDGTPMLITVHPSYLLRLPDMEKPAMMRAFEADLARAAQMVS
- a CDS encoding putative DNA modification/repair radical SAM protein produces the protein MARMTLDQKLAILSDAAKYDASCASSGGQRRDSKDGKGIGSVTGSGICHAYTPDGRCISLLKILMTNFCIYDCAYCVNRVSSNVTRARFSPEEVVTLTLEFYRRNYIEGLFLSSGIIRSPDDTMTDMVRIAKLLRVEHNFRGYIHLKTIPDAAPELIEEAGLYADRLSINVELPTDRAVQDYAPEKDPAQIRRAMGDVRVLREARKERSFTGKRPPKFAPAGQSTQMIVGADGANDTTILKTSTRLYSSYALKRVYYSAFSPIPDSSAALPLIKPPLMREHRLYQADWLLRFYGFDVDEISQGATDGNLDLTVDPKLAWALANRHLFPLDVNRAEREVLLRVPGLGVKTVGRVLATRRHRTLRYEDLRRMGANLKQAKPFITLLDWHPRALTDAADLRARFAPPPQQLQLF
- a CDS encoding DUF2189 domain-containing protein, which gives rise to MQTIASPPSEVPHIRDLQVSEIPDILKAGWNDFKRAPAFGLMFSGFYVLGGIVLWTVFAAQGEEWWLIPFALGFPLLAPFAAMGLYTVSRRLEAQEPLVWREVIACCVSEKDRQTPSMAMLILMMFMFWVFVAHTTFALFMGLSAFTNVSSSPEILLTGNGLMMLAIGSAIGAAFAAILFSFTVVGLPLIMDREIDIITAIITSMRAVAANPVSMAIWGMVIAASLFIGMLPVFLGLFIVLPVLGHASWHMYRRLTA
- a CDS encoding SDR family NAD(P)-dependent oxidoreductase, which produces MSTVEFKDKRIWIMGASSGIGQALARELATRGARLVLSARSVEPLDALKAELGQGEVVPCDVSDPESLDDARGEILTHGPLDAMIITAALYDPGRVDEIKRDAARKLVEVNLLGTLWFAQAAPGLLREGGQLVIFGSVAGIFGLPKGQLYSASKAAVINLVESLRVEYAPQIDVRLISPGFVKTRLTEKNDFAMPFVIEADEAARRIADGLAKDRFETHFPRRLTWQLKLLKRLPYALSLRLTKRMGG
- a CDS encoding AAA family ATPase, with the protein product MAARVHITGAAGSGTSSLGERLADRLGVVHLDTDQFYWAESDPPYTVKRRPAERLALMEAAKEPEGWVISGSLDGWGEPAIAGADLIVFLTAPTPIRLARLRKREAARFGTRIRKGGDMEANHGSFLTWAAGYDDPYFSGRSLSRHHEWLAGRSEPVLELSGTRPLDDLLAECLTALGMKP
- the prfB gene encoding peptide chain release factor 2, whose amino-acid sequence is MRAETQNTVEQIRKSLTLLGQRMDLETAPHRIEEFNAMIEDPTLWDDQARAQKLMRDRQQLMDKFETYNRIKQDLEDNVELIEMGEMEDDEEVVSEAEASLAALKETAASKELEALLDGEADANDTFLEINAGAGGTEACDWASMLQRMYVRWAEKRGYEVELQSEEPGAEAGIKSCAYKISGPNAYGWLKSESGVHRLVRISPFGKGTRETSFASVWVYPVVDDNIEIEVNPADIRIDTFRSSGAGGQHVNTTDSAVRITHHPTGIVVTSSEKSQHQNRDIAMKALKSRLYQMELEKRTAAINEAHENKGSAGWGNQIRSYVLQPYQMVKDLRTQHETSDTQGVLDGDLDGFMAATLALGLEGKSRADAQAES
- the tpiA gene encoding triose-phosphate isomerase — protein: MRKKLAAGNWKMNGLKSNLGEVSALTEAHPSPACDVLLCPPATLIGAMAEAAGGKLAVGGQDCHMNESGAHTGDISAQMIADAGGSYVIVGHSERRADHHESDLIVRAKAEAAIGAGLIAVICVGETEAQRDGEQTLDVIGEQLAGSVPDGATAANCVIAYEPVWAIGTGRTPTLEQIAEVHDFMRNTLVARFADAGNGMRLLYGGSVKPSNAEEIFATSNVDGALVGGASLKASDFGAIIAALEAS
- a CDS encoding HesB/IscA family protein — its product is MFNVPGQDPVTLTDAAVAQIAKLMSREDAAGFRIGVKKGGCAGMEYTMEVAAEAGPMDIVVEKGPARVLIAPMAQMFMLGTEIDYETGLLESGFKFRNPNVVDECGCGESIKFADMEAPQTNG
- a CDS encoding DUF3307 domain-containing protein; its protein translation is MIETFAALLFAHSFTDFAFQSSDMAAKKAGRDWAALATHIAILAGLTLLVGLQLSWALIGVLVLVLVALSHLVIDIAKSFAPKTHPLAAFLGDQATHLAATALIAAAFPTFWANSLWANLTWLPGALTLATGLLITTRAGGFAVGLLMAQYENDAPPEGLPQGGRMIGLLERGLIFLLVLAGQPSGIGFLIAAKSILRFEAVSKDGANPKSEYVIIGTLASFGWALAASYATLALLGQLPPLGILPVPD